A single region of the Bacillota bacterium genome encodes:
- a CDS encoding 3-phosphoshikimate 1-carboxyvinyltransferase (catalyzes the formation of 5-O-(1-carboxyvinyl)-3-phosphoshikimate from phosphoenolpyruvate and 3-phosphoshikimate in tryptophan biosynthesis) codes for AEGISIIADAAELRVKESDRIEALCEALASLGVYVEALPDGMRIRGPQPPRGGVADSHGDHRLAMALAVAALAGSAPSVVKRSRCVGISFPNFARALAELARAGGGQVEEVHEA; via the coding sequence GGGCCGAGGGGATCTCCATCATCGCCGACGCCGCCGAGCTGCGCGTGAAGGAGTCGGACCGCATCGAGGCGCTTTGCGAAGCCCTGGCCTCTCTGGGGGTGTACGTGGAGGCGCTGCCCGACGGGATGCGCATCCGCGGGCCGCAGCCTCCCCGGGGGGGAGTGGCGGATTCACATGGGGACCACCGGCTCGCCATGGCGCTGGCCGTGGCGGCGCTGGCAGGAAGTGCACCGTCGGTGGTGAAGCGCTCCCGATGCGTCGGAATTTCGTTTCCCAACTTCGCACGCGCCCTGGCCGAACTCGCCCGCGCCGGGGGCGGGCAGGTCGAAGAGGTGCACGAAGCCTAA
- the cmk gene encoding (d)CMP kinase, producing MESAGSTGRPSWVAVDGPAGAGKSTLARALARELGFRYVDTGATYRAAALAALEAGLSPDDPAHHARIVELVRSLDLRLGVDPNTDGPTPVFLNGRDVSAAVRSLEVGQAASSVARIPEVRHILAGYQRHLAEEGPCVMDGRDIGTVVLPEAPVKLFVTASLEERARRRAGELLALGEGQAAGDVDLGALTEQLKARDQQDTSRSASPLMAAPDAVTLDTTGQDFETVLRRALLVCRERLGGGD from the coding sequence ATGGAATCGGCGGGCAGCACTGGCCGCCCCTCCTGGGTAGCAGTGGACGGGCCGGCGGGCGCCGGGAAGAGCACCCTTGCCAGAGCGCTGGCTCGGGAGCTCGGCTTCCGATACGTCGACACCGGGGCCACCTATCGGGCGGCCGCGCTGGCGGCCCTCGAAGCCGGGCTTTCTCCGGACGATCCGGCCCACCATGCCAGGATTGTGGAGCTGGTGCGGTCCCTGGACCTCAGGCTGGGCGTCGACCCCAACACCGACGGCCCGACCCCGGTCTTCCTCAACGGCCGGGACGTCAGCGCCGCCGTGCGCTCCCTTGAGGTGGGACAGGCGGCCTCCTCCGTGGCACGCATCCCGGAGGTGCGCCATATCCTGGCAGGTTACCAGCGCCACCTGGCCGAGGAGGGGCCATGTGTGATGGACGGCCGCGACATCGGGACGGTGGTGCTGCCGGAGGCGCCCGTCAAGCTGTTTGTCACTGCCTCTCTGGAGGAGCGGGCACGGCGCCGGGCGGGTGAACTGCTGGCGCTCGGCGAGGGGCAGGCGGCAGGCGACGTGGACCTGGGCGCGCTGACCGAGCAGTTGAAAGCGCGCGATCAACAGGATACCTCGCGCTCGGCGAGCCCCTTGATGGCGGCGCCAGATGCCGTTACGCTGGACACGACGGGACAGGACTTTGAAACGGTCCTGCGCCGAGCACTTCTCGTATGCCGTGAACGCCTGGGAGGTGGCGACTGA